TTGATCACCGCGACAAGGACGACAGCGAGCAACGTCTGGAGGGCCTCTTGCTCGAACGCGACGCCGAAACGCTGCAGATCAACATTCGCGGGCGAATCAAACGTATTCCTCGGGATTGCGTGATCGGTGTCCGCCTCACGAGTCCAGGCAGCTGAACCCAGCGTTCACCCCCCTGAAACCGCTCCCTTCTTTTCTCCTAACCCAAAGCGATGGCTCTTGTTCTGCTTCCCGGCCTCAGCAACCTGATCGACGACATCAGTGAAGAGAAGAAGCTTCCGCCCCAGGTGGTGGAAGCGGCCCTGCGGGAGGCCCTGCTGAAGGGCTACGAGCGCTACAGGCGCACTCTTTATCTCGGAATCAGCGAAGATCCCTTTGATGAGGAGTACTTCAGCAACTTTGACGTTGGCCTCGACCTTGAGGAGGAGGGCTACCGGGTTCTCGCCAGCAAGATCATTGTGGATGAGGTGGAGAGTGAAGACCACCAGATCGCGATCGCCGAGGTGATGCAGGTGGCCGATGACGCCCAGGTGGGTGACACCGTGGTGCTGGATGTCACCCCGGAGAAAGAGGATTTCGGCCGCATGGCCGCCGCCACCACCAAGCAAGTGCTGGCCCAGAAGCTGCGGGATCAGCAGCGCCGAATGATCCAGGAGGAATTCGCTGATCTAGAGGATCCGGTACTGACGGCCCGAGTAATCCGCTTCGAACGCCAGTCGGTGATCATGGCGGTCAGCTCAGGCCTAGGCCGTCCGGAAGTGGAAGCAGAACTCCCCCGGCGCGATCAACTGCCCAACGACAACTACCGCGCCAACGCCACCTTCAAGGTCTTCTTAAAGGAAGTGAGCGAAGTTCCCCGCCGGGGACCGCAGCTGTTCGTCAGCCGCTCCAATGCCGGCTTGGTGGTTTACCTGTTCGAGAACGAAGTTCCCGAAATCCAGGAAGGATCGGTTCGGATCGTGGCCGTGGCCCGTGAAGCCAATCCGCCCTCACGTTCAGTGGGTCCTCGCACCAAAGTTGCCGTCGACAGCATCGAACGCGAGGTGGACCCAGTCGGCGCCTGCATTGGCGCCCGCGGCTCTCGCATTCAGCAGGTGGTGAACGAACTGCGTGGAGAAAAAATCGACGTGATTCGCTGGTCCCAAGATCCGGGCCAGTACATCGCTAATTCACTCAGCCCAGCTCGGGTGGAAATGGTTCGCCTGGTGGATCCAGTGGGCCAGCATGCCCACGTGCTGGTGCCCCCCGACCAGCTGAGCCTGGCCATCGGCCGCGAAGGCCAGAACGTGCGCTTGGCCGCCAGACTCACCGGCTGGAAGATCGACATCAAGAACTCCACCGAATACGACCAAGAGGCAGAGGATGCCGTGGTAGCGGAGCTGATCTCCCAGCGGGAGGAAGAGGAAGCCCTCCAACAGCAAGCAGAAGAAAGGCTGGCCGTCGAACAGGCCGCTCGAGCGGAAGAAGATGCACGCCTGAGGGAGCTGTATCCGCTGCCCGAAGACGAGGAGGAGTACGGCGAGGAGCAGCCCGAGCAGGAGTTCTCGGACGAGGAGCCCTCTGAGTTGGAAGCTGGCTCCGAAACCGAAGCTGAAACTACGGACGCAACGGTTGAAGCCGATACCGATGCCGATCAGGAGCAGGT
This window of the Synechococcus sp. MU1643 genome carries:
- the nusA gene encoding transcription termination factor NusA, whose product is MALVLLPGLSNLIDDISEEKKLPPQVVEAALREALLKGYERYRRTLYLGISEDPFDEEYFSNFDVGLDLEEEGYRVLASKIIVDEVESEDHQIAIAEVMQVADDAQVGDTVVLDVTPEKEDFGRMAAATTKQVLAQKLRDQQRRMIQEEFADLEDPVLTARVIRFERQSVIMAVSSGLGRPEVEAELPRRDQLPNDNYRANATFKVFLKEVSEVPRRGPQLFVSRSNAGLVVYLFENEVPEIQEGSVRIVAVAREANPPSRSVGPRTKVAVDSIEREVDPVGACIGARGSRIQQVVNELRGEKIDVIRWSQDPGQYIANSLSPARVEMVRLVDPVGQHAHVLVPPDQLSLAIGREGQNVRLAARLTGWKIDIKNSTEYDQEAEDAVVAELISQREEEEALQQQAEERLAVEQAARAEEDARLRELYPLPEDEEEYGEEQPEQEFSDEEPSELEAGSETEAETTDATVEADTDADQEQVR